CGCCGGTTCATCTATCGCATAGTCGCGAAAAGATGCGCTGCGCAGATTTTCGCGTCTTCTCACTACTGGGTGCAGGGCTCAGCCCTGCCCAAGGAGGGGCGGAACCCACGGTGGGTTCCGCATTCAATCAAGTCCTCCCGTCGAACGCTCCGCCGTCACCCCTACCGCTTGCGCGGCCGGAAGACCAGCACCGAGCACGGCGCGTTGCGCACCAGCTTCTCGGTGACGCTGCCGATCAGAATATGCTCGCCGCCGCTGCGTCCGTGCGTAGCAACCATGATCAGGTCGATCTCCTGCGCTATCGCGTATTCGATAAGTTTCTGAACCGGAGGGCCGACCACGGCAAACGTAAAGACCTTCTTTGAATCGCCGAGCTCGTCCTTCTTGATGCGCGCGAGTTCCTCTT
This DNA window, taken from Candidatus Binatus sp., encodes the following:
- a CDS encoding universal stress protein, with the protein product MIQNIKKILTPIDFSADSMEAMRGAMELAKDLGAEEVHLMHVIAPQQSFIPSTIEQNRELAREGAMLEQVEEELARIKKDELGDSKKVFTFAVVGPPVQKLIEYAIAQEIDLIMVATHGRSGGEHILIGSVTEKLVRNAPCSVLVFRPRKR